A genomic segment from Aegilops tauschii subsp. strangulata cultivar AL8/78 chromosome 1, Aet v6.0, whole genome shotgun sequence encodes:
- the LOC109778032 gene encoding uncharacterized protein → MEVFYYLVFGGLAAVVAALELGKSGKDRVATPTAFNSFKNNYVLVYSLMMSGDWLQGPYVYYLYSQYGFDKGDIGRLFIAGFGSSMLFGTIVGSLADKQGRKRACITYCITYILSCITKHSPQYRILMIGRVLGGIATSLLFSAFESWLVAEHNKRGFDPQWLSITFSKAIFLGNGLVAIVAGLFANLLADNLGFGPVAPFDAAACFLAIGMAIILSSWGENYGDASEGKDLMAQFKVAAKAIASDEKIALLGAIQSLFEGSMYTFVFLWTPALSPNEEDIPHGFIFATFMLSSMLGSSIASRLLARKMKVEGYMQIVFSISAFTLFLPVVTNFIVPPSEKGGSISFGGCVQLLGFCIFESCVGIFWPSIMKMRSQYIPEEARSTIMNFFRIPLNLFVCVVLYNVNAFPIAVMFGMCSIFLFIAAILQRRLMSVSDLHRSTKAAEMTAEDEPLNP, encoded by the exons ATGGAGGTGTTCTACTACCTCGTCTTCGGCGGCCTCGCCGCCGTCGTGGCGGCGCTGGAGCTCGGCAAGTCCGGCAAGGACCGCGTCGCCACCCCGACGGCCTTCAACTCCTTCAAGAACAACTACGTCCTCGTCTACTCCCTCATGATGT CTGGGGACTGGCTGCAGGGGCCCTACGTGTACTACCTCTACAGCCAGTACGGGTTCGACAAGGGCGACATCGGCCGCCTCTTCATCGCCGGCTTCGGCTCCTCCATGCTCTTCGGCACCATCGTCGGGTCGCTCGCCGACAAGCA GGGAAGGAAGAGGGCGTGCATCACCTACTGTATCACCTACATCCTCAGCTGCATCACGAAGCACTCCCCGCAGTACAGGATTCTGATGATTGGCCGTGTGCTTGGAGGCATTGCAACATCGCTGCTCTTCTCGGCGTTCGAGTCGTGGCTCGTCGCGGAGCACAACAAG AGAGGTTTTGATCCGCAGTGGCTGTCAATAACATTCTCCAAGGCTATATTTCTTGGGAATGGCCTAGTTGCCATTGTCGCAGGGCTATTTGCAAATCTACTGGCTGATAACTTGGGTTTTGGCCCTGTCGCTCCATTTGATGCTGCTGCTTGCTTCCTAGCAATAGGCATGGCAATCATCTTATCGTCGTGGGGTGAGAACTATGGAGATGCATCTGAAGGAAAGGACTTGATGGCCCAGTTCAAGGTTGCAGCTAAAGCCATTGCTTCCG ATGAAAAGATTGCATTGCTTGGAGCCATACAGTCATTGTTTGAGGGTTCAATGTACACTTTTGTTTTCTTGTGGACTCCTGCTTTGAGCCCAAATGAAGAAGACATTCCTCATGGCTTCATATTTGCCACATTCATGCTCTCCTCGATGTTGGGTAGCTCAATTGCATCTCGTCTATTAGCTCGGAAGATGAAGGTCGAAGGTTATATGCAGATTGTGTTCTCAATATCAGCTTTCACTCTTTTCCTCCCTGTTGTTACCAAT TTCATAGTACCCCCCTCAGAGAAAGGTGGAAGCATCTCCTTCGGAGGCTGTGTACAGCTTCTTGGTTTCTGCATATTCGAGTCATGTGTTGGCATATTCTGGCCCTCAATCATGAAGATGAGATCTCAATATATCCCCGAGGAGGCGAGAAGCACTATCATGAACTTCTTCCGCATACCACTTAACCTGTTTGTATGTGTGGTGCTTTACAAT GTGAATGCCTTCCCAATCGCTGTCATGTTTGGCATGTGCTCCATTTTCCTATTCATCGCAGCAATTTTGCAGAGGCGGCTGATGTCCGTGTCCGACCTTCACAGATCAACTA AAGCCGCAGAGATGACAGCAGAAGATGAGCCACTAAACCCTTGA
- the LOC109778031 gene encoding mitochondrial import inner membrane translocase subunit TIM23-1 produces the protein MADPRMFPSGSNGPEDHAPGRRKYNPYQDLNMPYNYKNLYDLPTSPEFLFEEESAVQRRSWGENLTYYTGIGYLSGAVGGAALGLRDAAAGAEPGETAKIRANRLLNACGSSGRRYGNRLGVIGLMYAGMESGMVAARDQDDWINSVAAGLGTGALFRAANGPRSAAVAGAVGGVLAAAALAGKQLAKRYVQAI, from the coding sequence atggccgacCCGCGGATGTTCCCATCGGGATCAAACGGCCCGGAAGACCACGCCCCCGGCCGCCGGAAGTACAACCCCTACCAGGACCTCAACATGCCCTACAACTACAAGAACCTCTACGACCTCCCCACCTCGCCGGAGTTCCTCTTCGAGGAGGAGTCCGCGGTGCAGCGCCGATCCTGGGGCGAGAACCTCACTTACTACACGGGCATCGGGTACCTCTCTGGCGCCGTGGGCGGCGCCGCCCTCGGCCTCCGCGACGCCGCCGCGGGCGCGGAGCCCGGGGAGACCGCCAAGATCCGCGCCAACCGCTTGCTCAACGCCTGCGGCAGCTCCGGCCGCCGTTACGGCAACAGGCTCGGGGTCATCGGGCTGATGTACGCCGGGATGGAGAGCGGCATGGTCGCGGCACGCGACCAAGACGACTGGATCAACAGCGTCGCCGCAGGGCTCGGCACCGGCGCGCTCTTCCGCGCCGCTAACGGGCCGCGGTCTGCCGCCGTCGCGGGCGCTGTCGGCGGGGTCCTTGCTGCCGCCGCCTTGGCCGGGAAGCAGCTTGCGAAGCGATACGTACAGGCAATATGA